A region from the Afifella aestuarii genome encodes:
- a CDS encoding P-II family nitrogen regulator — MKLIMAIIKPFRLDAVRDALTEIGVQGLTVSEVKGYGRQKGHTEVYRGTEYAVSFLPKLKIEVVVEAASASRAVAAITAAAESGQIGDGKIFVVNVEQAVRIRTGETDNEAL, encoded by the coding sequence ATGAAACTGATCATGGCGATCATCAAGCCGTTCCGGCTCGATGCAGTGCGCGATGCCCTTACCGAAATCGGCGTCCAGGGCCTCACCGTCTCTGAGGTGAAGGGCTACGGACGCCAGAAGGGACACACGGAAGTTTACCGCGGCACGGAATATGCAGTCAGCTTTCTGCCGAAGCTGAAGATCGAAGTCGTCGTCGAGGCTGCGAGCGCGAGCCGCGCGGTCGCAGCCATCACGGCCGCCGCCGAAAGCGGTCAAATTGGCGACGGCAAGATTTTCGTCGTCAACGTCGAACAGGCGGTCCGCATCCGCACGGGAGAGACCGACAACGAGGCGCTCTGA
- a CDS encoding ammonium transporter, giving the protein MNKRGILWGAGLIGAFALLGVEPSWAQDATEPALDSGDTAWMLTSTALVLMMTIPGLALFYGGMVRKKNVLATAMQSFAICCLATVLWMVCGYSLAFTDGGAFNAYVGGLSKMLLAGVGSDALSGTIPETVFMTFQMTFAIITPALITGAFADRMKFSAMLWFIGLWSLIVYAPVTHWVWGGGFLANAGVLDFAGGTVVHINAGVAGLVAALVLGKRRGFGSENMAPHNLVLSIIGASLLWVGWFGFNAGSALAANGTAGMAMAVTQIATATAALAWMFGEWAVRGKPSVLGIISGAVAGLVAITPASGFVDPTGALIIGAAAGLVCLWAVVWLKPMLGYDDSLDAFGVHAVGGIVGALLTGVFAREAIGGTPGLIEGNAGQVMTQVYGIAATIAWTAICSFVILKVIDITVGTRVSPEVETEGLDVNLHGEVVQ; this is encoded by the coding sequence ATGAACAAGCGGGGAATTTTATGGGGGGCGGGCCTGATCGGCGCCTTTGCCTTGCTCGGTGTCGAGCCGAGTTGGGCCCAGGACGCGACCGAGCCCGCTCTCGACAGCGGCGACACCGCCTGGATGCTGACATCGACCGCACTCGTGCTGATGATGACGATACCCGGGCTCGCGCTGTTTTACGGCGGCATGGTGCGTAAAAAGAACGTTCTGGCAACCGCCATGCAAAGCTTCGCCATCTGCTGCCTGGCGACGGTTCTTTGGATGGTATGCGGCTATTCGCTGGCCTTCACCGACGGGGGCGCCTTCAACGCCTATGTCGGCGGCTTGTCGAAAATGCTTCTGGCGGGCGTCGGCAGCGACGCCTTGAGCGGCACCATCCCCGAGACGGTCTTCATGACCTTCCAGATGACCTTCGCCATCATCACGCCGGCCCTCATCACTGGCGCTTTCGCCGACCGCATGAAGTTCTCGGCCATGCTGTGGTTCATCGGCTTGTGGAGCCTCATCGTTTATGCCCCCGTCACCCATTGGGTCTGGGGCGGCGGCTTTCTTGCCAATGCGGGCGTGCTCGACTTCGCGGGCGGCACGGTCGTCCACATCAATGCCGGTGTCGCCGGCCTCGTGGCAGCCCTCGTTCTCGGCAAACGCCGCGGCTTCGGCTCGGAGAACATGGCGCCGCACAACCTCGTCCTGTCGATCATCGGTGCCTCGCTTCTGTGGGTCGGCTGGTTCGGCTTCAACGCAGGCTCCGCGCTGGCCGCCAACGGCACTGCCGGCATGGCGATGGCGGTGACGCAGATCGCCACGGCGACTGCTGCTCTTGCCTGGATGTTCGGCGAATGGGCCGTGCGCGGCAAACCGAGCGTCCTCGGCATCATTTCCGGCGCCGTGGCAGGCCTCGTCGCCATCACCCCGGCCTCGGGCTTCGTCGATCCGACCGGGGCGCTCATCATCGGCGCTGCCGCCGGCCTCGTCTGCCTGTGGGCGGTGGTCTGGCTGAAACCGATGCTCGGCTATGACGATTCGCTCGACGCCTTCGGCGTCCACGCTGTCGGCGGCATCGTCGGAGCTCTTCTGACCGGCGTCTTCGCCCGCGAAGCGATCGGCGGCACGCCGGGCCTCATCGAAGGCAATGCGGGCCAGGTGATGACGCAGGTCTACGGCATCGCGGCGACGATCGCCTGGACGGCCATCTGCTCGTTCGTGATCCTGAAAGTCATCGATATCACGGTCGGCACCCGCGTCTCGCCGGAAGTCGAAACCGAGGGTCTCGACGTCAATCTTCACGGCGAAGTGGTTCAGTAA
- the tesB gene encoding acyl-CoA thioesterase II, with amino-acid sequence MTDGIQTLLDILDLETLEHNLFRGRSPQSGWQRVFGGQVIGQALVAATRTAPLDRHAHSLHGYFLRPGDPTVPIIYEVDRIRDGSSFLTRNVIAVQHGEAIFTMSASFQKEEGGFEHQRPMPDVPAPEDLMSEAEFKELVMKSQAPDAVKAYWSRERPIEFRPVDLDHYVARRALPPRQDVWFRANGPIPAISALHKCALAYASDMTLLDTALFPHGRSVFSVDMQVASLDHAMWFHRPFDATNWLLYTQTSPSASSARGLSLGAIYTRDGTLVASVAQEGLIRPRPRKE; translated from the coding sequence ATGACGGACGGAATTCAAACCTTGCTCGACATTCTCGACCTGGAGACGCTGGAGCACAACCTCTTTAGGGGCCGCAGCCCGCAGTCGGGTTGGCAGCGCGTCTTCGGGGGCCAGGTGATCGGACAGGCATTGGTCGCGGCCACGCGCACGGCGCCCCTCGACCGGCACGCCCATTCGCTGCACGGCTATTTCCTGCGCCCCGGCGATCCCACGGTCCCGATCATCTACGAGGTCGACCGCATCCGGGACGGCTCGAGCTTTTTGACCCGCAACGTCATCGCCGTCCAGCATGGCGAAGCGATCTTCACCATGTCGGCGTCCTTCCAGAAGGAAGAAGGCGGCTTTGAGCATCAACGGCCCATGCCGGACGTGCCGGCCCCTGAGGATTTGATGTCGGAGGCAGAGTTCAAAGAGCTGGTGATGAAGAGCCAGGCGCCCGACGCGGTCAAAGCCTATTGGAGCCGCGAGCGCCCGATCGAGTTCCGCCCCGTCGATCTCGATCATTACGTGGCGCGACGCGCCCTGCCGCCGCGCCAGGACGTGTGGTTCCGCGCCAACGGGCCGATCCCGGCCATCAGCGCCCTGCACAAATGCGCCCTCGCTTACGCCTCGGATATGACGCTCCTCGATACGGCGCTCTTTCCGCATGGACGTTCGGTTTTCTCCGTCGACATGCAGGTGGCAAGCCTCGACCACGCGATGTGGTTCCATCGCCCCTTCGACGCCACCAACTGGCTTCTCTACACCCAGACGAGTCCGTCGGCCTCCTCCGCCCGCGGCCTGTCGCTGGGCGCGATCTACACGCGTGACGGCACGCTCGTGGCCTCCGTTGCCCAGGAAGGTCTCATCCGGCCACGCCCGCGAAAAGAGTGA
- a CDS encoding GNAT family N-acetyltransferase, which yields MRPDPIILRRAEKQDRAALNALTQASAAYRGHYRAMLDGYAISEAQIAKDIFILAEQAGKILGYYSLTTTPAPELDLLFVANEAQGTGLGAALIADLKREAAARGIRAIKIISHPPAQAFYEKMGARVVGQEPASGPVSWTRPILELALCDESSSDRRARGDIAPQGDA from the coding sequence ATGCGGCCTGATCCGATCATCCTGCGTCGCGCTGAAAAGCAGGACCGCGCCGCCCTCAACGCCCTGACGCAGGCCTCCGCCGCCTATCGCGGGCACTACCGGGCGATGCTCGACGGCTATGCGATCAGTGAAGCCCAGATCGCCAAGGACATCTTCATCCTGGCGGAACAGGCCGGCAAAATCCTGGGCTATTACAGCCTGACGACGACGCCGGCGCCGGAACTCGATCTCCTCTTCGTCGCCAACGAGGCGCAGGGAACCGGGCTGGGCGCGGCCCTCATCGCCGATTTGAAGCGTGAAGCGGCCGCGCGCGGCATCCGAGCCATCAAGATCATCTCGCATCCGCCGGCGCAGGCCTTCTACGAAAAGATGGGCGCGCGGGTCGTTGGTCAGGAGCCAGCGTCCGGGCCCGTCTCATGGACACGACCCATCCTTGAACTCGCCCTCTGCGATGAAAGCTCGAGCGACAGGCGGGCGCGCGGCGACATCGCCCCTCAAGGCGACGCCTGA
- a CDS encoding LON peptidase substrate-binding domain-containing protein has translation MAIQAGNRCYRDPSDLPDRIPVFPLSGALLLPSGQLPLNIFEPRYVAMIDDALRGERLIGMIQPVIGCSEDCHTAPLCQVGCAGRLTQIAETGDGRYLVTLTGVSRFVIRQELETEADYRACQVCFEKFTSDLQPRQGEEEIDRTALLSAFRSYLTAHDLEADWESVERASNVGLLTALCMMSPWGPAEKQALLEAPSLKERAETLIAIAELSLAGSHDQAPVQ, from the coding sequence ATGGCCATCCAGGCCGGAAATCGCTGTTACAGAGATCCATCCGACCTTCCCGACAGGATCCCGGTGTTCCCGCTCTCCGGCGCCTTGCTGCTGCCGAGCGGGCAATTGCCGCTGAACATCTTCGAGCCGCGCTACGTCGCCATGATCGACGACGCGCTGCGCGGAGAGCGGCTCATCGGGATGATCCAGCCGGTGATCGGGTGCAGTGAGGATTGTCACACGGCCCCTCTCTGCCAGGTGGGCTGCGCCGGGCGGCTGACCCAGATCGCCGAAACGGGTGATGGACGCTATCTCGTGACCCTCACCGGCGTATCGCGCTTCGTGATCCGGCAGGAGCTTGAAACGGAAGCCGACTACCGCGCCTGTCAGGTGTGTTTTGAGAAGTTCACGTCCGATCTTCAGCCGCGCCAGGGCGAGGAGGAGATCGATCGGACGGCCCTTCTTTCGGCGTTCCGCAGCTATCTCACCGCCCATGACCTCGAAGCCGATTGGGAAAGCGTCGAACGCGCCTCGAATGTCGGCCTGCTCACAGCTTTGTGCATGATGAGCCCGTGGGGCCCAGCCGAAAAGCAGGCGCTTCTGGAGGCACCGAGCCTGAAAGAGCGGGCGGAGACGTTGATCGCCATCGCCGAATTGTCGCTGGCAGGCTCGCACGATCAGGCACCCGTGCAATAG
- a CDS encoding ubiquinone biosynthesis hydroxylase yields MADSKRADVVIAGGGSAGLTAALAIKRGAPDLDVMLIDAAGRKPAGADQRASAIAAAAKRMLETLGVWGHVADEAQPINAMEITDSATGDAVRPIFLTFQEPLSDGEPFAHMVPNGVLTGALQDASVAAGIEIVAPETVRDFTVEGSSVALSLGSGKRVDARLLVAADGVRSGLRGKAGIATVSWRYKQMAIVVTVAHERPHHGVAREHFLPSGPFAILPLKGNRSSLVWTEREADAKKLLAEDEFVFQIELERRFGHHLGELSLDGPRQGYPLGLTLARDFVRPHFALLGDAAHGIHPVAGQGLNLGFRDAAALAEIVVDANRLGLDIGHIETLKRYEQWRRFDSWQMGVTTDVLNRLFSKENKMLRTARSVGLGIVDRLPFLKQNFIKEAAGLGGELPRLMRGEAL; encoded by the coding sequence ATGGCGGACAGCAAGCGTGCGGATGTGGTGATTGCGGGTGGTGGGTCGGCCGGGCTTACGGCGGCGCTTGCCATCAAGCGCGGCGCGCCGGACCTCGATGTCATGCTCATCGATGCCGCCGGGAGAAAACCTGCCGGCGCCGATCAAAGGGCCTCTGCGATCGCGGCGGCTGCCAAGCGCATGCTCGAGACGCTCGGTGTCTGGGGGCACGTGGCCGACGAGGCGCAGCCGATCAACGCCATGGAGATCACCGACAGCGCCACCGGCGATGCCGTGCGCCCGATTTTCCTCACCTTCCAGGAGCCGCTCTCCGATGGCGAACCCTTCGCGCATATGGTGCCGAATGGCGTTTTGACCGGGGCCTTGCAGGACGCGAGCGTTGCGGCGGGCATTGAGATCGTCGCCCCGGAGACGGTGCGGGATTTCACCGTCGAGGGAAGCTCAGTCGCGCTTTCGCTTGGTTCCGGCAAACGGGTCGATGCGCGCCTTCTCGTCGCCGCCGACGGCGTGCGATCGGGGCTGCGTGGCAAGGCCGGGATCGCCACCGTCTCCTGGCGCTACAAGCAGATGGCGATCGTGGTCACGGTCGCGCATGAGCGGCCCCATCACGGTGTCGCCCGGGAGCATTTTCTGCCCTCAGGGCCCTTTGCCATTCTGCCGCTCAAGGGCAATCGTTCCTCTCTCGTCTGGACCGAGCGCGAGGCCGACGCCAAAAAGCTCCTCGCCGAAGACGAGTTCGTGTTTCAGATCGAGCTGGAGCGGCGCTTCGGCCATCATCTTGGCGAGCTTTCGCTCGACGGTCCGCGGCAGGGCTATCCGCTCGGGCTCACGCTGGCGCGCGATTTCGTGCGTCCGCATTTCGCGCTTCTCGGCGATGCGGCGCACGGCATTCATCCGGTTGCCGGCCAGGGACTCAATCTCGGTTTCCGGGATGCGGCGGCGCTTGCGGAGATCGTTGTCGATGCCAATCGACTCGGTCTCGATATCGGGCATATCGAGACCTTGAAGCGCTATGAACAATGGCGCCGGTTCGACAGCTGGCAGATGGGCGTGACGACCGATGTCCTCAACCGGCTCTTCTCCAAGGAAAACAAGATGCTGCGGACGGCCCGCTCGGTCGGCCTCGGGATCGTCGACCGTCTGCCCTTCCTGAAGCAGAATTTCATCAAAGAGGCGGCTGGCCTTGGCGGCGAACTGCCCCGGCTGATGCGCGGCGAGGCGCTTTAG
- a CDS encoding prolyl-tRNA synthetase associated domain-containing protein, which translates to MAKGRAELMAFLEEIGISTETMEHPPLFTVEESKRLRGTIEGAHTKNLFLKDKKDQIFLLVAKEDAEIDMKTLHKRLGSARLSFGKPELLEELLGVRPGSVTPFSVINDEAGRVTVLLDESLLSYDVLNFHPLENTATTKIGRDDLFTFLKATGHEPQILAASGDAA; encoded by the coding sequence ATGGCGAAAGGTCGCGCCGAACTGATGGCGTTCCTCGAAGAGATCGGCATTTCGACGGAAACGATGGAACACCCGCCGCTCTTCACCGTGGAGGAATCGAAACGCCTGCGCGGCACGATCGAGGGCGCCCACACCAAGAACCTCTTCTTGAAGGACAAGAAGGACCAGATCTTTCTACTCGTGGCCAAGGAAGATGCCGAGATCGATATGAAGACGCTTCATAAGCGGCTCGGATCGGCGCGCCTCTCCTTCGGCAAGCCGGAGCTTTTGGAGGAGCTCTTGGGCGTGCGTCCGGGCTCCGTCACACCGTTTTCCGTCATCAACGACGAGGCGGGACGCGTCACTGTTCTCCTGGACGAGTCTCTCCTCTCCTACGACGTCCTGAATTTCCATCCGCTGGAAAACACCGCGACGACCAAGATCGGCCGTGACGATCTCTTCACTTTTCTGAAGGCGACCGGCCACGAGCCGCAAATCCTGGCCGCATCCGGCGATGCGGCCTGA
- the trxA gene encoding thioredoxin: MSAEGFILGGQTSAPQSQNDTSGLIKETTTQAFRADVMEASREVPVLVDFWAPWCGPCKQLTPILEAAVKKARGKVKLVKMNIDDHPEIAGQLGIRSIPAVIAFKDGQPLDGFMGALPESQVMDFLQRIAGPVGPSSAEAALAAADAELEGGNPAGAANLYAQTLQEEPENAAALAGLVRCEISLHNLDAARALLDGIEPALANNEALVQARAALELAEQSESLGDPNALKARLEQDPADHQARFDLALILNARGDRMGAAECLLEIVRRDREWNDQAARKQLVQFFEAWGNKDPATAKSRQRLSSLLFA, from the coding sequence ATGAGCGCAGAAGGATTCATCCTCGGCGGCCAGACGAGCGCCCCGCAGTCCCAAAACGACACCTCCGGTCTCATCAAGGAGACCACCACGCAGGCCTTTCGCGCCGACGTCATGGAGGCCTCGCGCGAGGTTCCGGTTCTGGTCGATTTCTGGGCCCCCTGGTGCGGCCCGTGCAAGCAGCTGACGCCGATCCTCGAAGCCGCGGTGAAGAAGGCCCGCGGCAAGGTGAAGCTCGTCAAGATGAACATCGACGATCACCCGGAGATCGCCGGCCAGCTCGGGATTCGCTCCATCCCGGCCGTGATCGCGTTCAAGGACGGCCAGCCTCTCGACGGCTTCATGGGCGCTCTTCCCGAAAGCCAGGTCATGGATTTCCTGCAGCGGATTGCGGGACCCGTCGGACCGAGCTCCGCCGAGGCAGCCCTCGCCGCGGCAGATGCCGAACTGGAAGGCGGCAATCCGGCAGGGGCTGCCAATCTCTATGCCCAGACACTGCAGGAAGAGCCGGAGAACGCGGCAGCCCTGGCCGGCCTCGTCCGCTGCGAGATCAGCCTCCACAATCTCGATGCGGCACGGGCGCTACTCGACGGGATCGAACCAGCGCTCGCCAACAACGAAGCTCTCGTGCAGGCGCGCGCAGCGCTCGAACTGGCGGAGCAATCTGAAAGCCTCGGCGATCCCAACGCCCTCAAAGCACGGCTCGAGCAGGATCCCGCAGACCATCAGGCGCGCTTCGACCTGGCACTCATCCTCAATGCACGTGGCGATCGCATGGGCGCGGCGGAATGTCTCCTCGAGATCGTGCGCCGCGACCGCGAATGGAACGATCAGGCGGCGCGCAAGCAGCTTGTGCAGTTCTTCGAAGCCTGGGGAAACAAGGATCCGGCGACGGCTAAGTCCCGTCAGCGCTTGTCGTCTCTGCTTTTCGCCTAG
- a CDS encoding putative transporter, translating into MDFSALLSGLDPVASGLVVLCLVAVTGLALGNVRIGSVSLGIGGVLFAGIVWGHLGFTVDPEVAHFLREFGLILFVYSIGIQVGPGFFSALKRSGLALNGLAAGLVFLSIIVAAALHLIVGVPLPVMLGLMSGATTNTPSLGAATQMLTSVGAGPEALAAPALGYAVAYPFGILGILLTMGIVRAVLRIRPEAEQAAFEAERAAKQQGLQTVNVKVTNRNMQGLTIGTLPGLEEMSLIVSRIMRDGIVEVAHPETEVRLNDVLLLVGPAEKLPGMVRILGQQAKTDLKAIPSDVKWKRFVVTNSNVFGASLGSPDLLHRHDVVISRVTRSGIELAPHDGLRLQFGDICTVIGHPGNLDKAAQVLGNRSQALEQVQILPIFLGIALGVLFGSIPVAFPGMPAPVKLGLAGGPLVVAIILSRLGHIGPLVWFMPSSANHALREIGIVLFLGIVGLKAGESFVSILVEGDGLIWLLYGALITIIPLLIIGFIGRLVVRLNYLTLCGLLAGSMTDPPALAFANAIRPSEAPSLAYATVYPLVMVLRILAPQVLVLIFWF; encoded by the coding sequence ATGGATTTTTCCGCCCTCCTTTCCGGCCTCGATCCCGTCGCAAGCGGCCTCGTGGTGCTTTGCCTCGTCGCCGTCACCGGCCTTGCTCTCGGCAATGTGCGGATCGGCTCCGTCTCCCTCGGCATTGGCGGTGTGCTCTTCGCCGGCATCGTCTGGGGCCATCTCGGCTTCACCGTCGATCCGGAAGTGGCGCATTTCCTGCGGGAATTCGGCCTCATCCTCTTCGTCTACTCGATCGGCATCCAGGTCGGGCCGGGCTTCTTTTCGGCGCTCAAGCGCTCCGGCCTCGCGCTCAACGGGCTCGCTGCCGGTCTCGTCTTTCTCTCCATTATCGTCGCGGCCGCATTGCACCTCATCGTGGGCGTGCCTCTGCCGGTGATGCTCGGCCTGATGTCCGGGGCGACGACCAACACGCCGTCGCTCGGTGCCGCCACCCAGATGCTGACGAGCGTCGGCGCGGGTCCGGAGGCGCTCGCCGCGCCCGCGCTCGGCTATGCCGTCGCCTATCCGTTCGGCATTCTCGGCATTCTCCTGACCATGGGGATCGTGCGAGCCGTCCTGCGCATTCGGCCCGAAGCCGAGCAGGCGGCCTTCGAAGCGGAGCGGGCGGCGAAGCAGCAGGGACTGCAGACCGTCAACGTCAAGGTCACCAACCGCAACATGCAGGGGCTGACGATCGGCACCCTGCCGGGGCTCGAAGAGATGAGCCTCATTGTTTCACGCATCATGCGCGACGGTATCGTGGAGGTCGCGCATCCGGAGACGGAGGTGCGGCTCAACGATGTCCTTCTTCTCGTCGGCCCGGCGGAGAAACTGCCCGGTATGGTCCGCATCCTCGGCCAGCAGGCGAAAACCGATCTGAAGGCGATCCCGTCCGACGTGAAGTGGAAGCGCTTCGTCGTCACAAATTCCAACGTCTTCGGGGCCTCTCTCGGCAGCCCCGATCTCCTGCACCGCCACGATGTCGTCATCAGCCGGGTCACGCGCTCCGGCATCGAGCTCGCCCCGCATGACGGGCTGCGCCTGCAATTCGGTGATATCTGCACGGTCATCGGCCATCCGGGAAACCTCGACAAGGCCGCCCAGGTCCTCGGCAACCGCAGTCAGGCTCTGGAGCAGGTGCAGATCCTGCCGATCTTCCTCGGCATTGCGCTCGGTGTTCTCTTCGGCTCCATCCCGGTCGCTTTTCCGGGCATGCCGGCGCCGGTGAAGCTCGGGCTTGCGGGCGGCCCGCTCGTCGTCGCCATCATCCTGTCGCGCCTCGGCCATATCGGCCCGCTCGTCTGGTTCATGCCGTCGAGTGCCAATCACGCCTTGCGCGAGATCGGCATCGTGCTCTTTCTCGGCATCGTCGGGCTCAAGGCGGGTGAGAGTTTTGTCTCCATCCTCGTGGAGGGCGACGGGCTCATCTGGCTCCTTTATGGCGCCCTCATCACCATCATCCCGCTTCTCATCATCGGCTTCATCGGCCGCCTCGTCGTGCGGCTCAATTACCTGACATTGTGCGGGCTTCTCGCCGGCAGCATGACCGATCCGCCGGCGCTCGCCTTCGCCAATGCCATCCGTCCCTCCGAGGCGCCGTCGCTCGCCTATGCGACGGTCTATCCGCTCGTCATGGTGCTGCGCATCCTGGCGCCGCAGGTCCTCGTCCTGATCTTCTGGTTCTGA
- a CDS encoding Trm112 family protein, translating into MMREEAARPPDETSSRRQVDPKLLEILVCPVTRTTLEYDRERQELVSRAARLAYPIRDGIPILLEEEARRLED; encoded by the coding sequence ATGATGCGCGAAGAGGCCGCCAGACCGCCGGATGAAACGTCAAGCCGGCGTCAGGTCGATCCGAAGCTCTTGGAAATTCTCGTCTGCCCGGTCACCCGCACGACGCTCGAATACGATCGCGAGCGACAGGAGCTCGTCAGCCGCGCTGCCAGGCTTGCCTATCCGATCCGCGACGGCATTCCGATTCTGCTTGAAGAAGAGGCCCGTCGCCTGGAAGATTAG
- a CDS encoding YeiH family protein — protein sequence MTALSDEPEITAETFVDADRDESLVASASETPSSFFDGVLPGVGLAAAIAAAAFGLRQLPGLGAFSPMIIAILIGILFHNLIGTPAVAKPGVGFSMRRILRFAIVLLGLQLTAAQVIEVGGTGVAIIIATLLSTFTFTVWCGKKLGVERKLAELIAAGTSICGASAVIATNTVTNAHDEDVAYAVACVTIFGSIAMFAYPFLAPLLGLGPHAFGLWTGASVHEIAQVVAAAYQNGAEAGEFGTIAKLSRVMMLAPVVLGLGILARERLAASGNSAARAPVPWFVLGFIALVGVNSLVEIPETAKSEIALATTFLLSMALAAMGLETDVRKLKAEGLRPALLGLLAFLFISTFSLTLVKLFF from the coding sequence TTGACCGCATTGAGCGACGAACCCGAAATCACCGCAGAGACCTTTGTCGACGCAGACCGAGACGAATCCCTCGTCGCGTCGGCGAGCGAGACACCCAGCTCGTTTTTCGACGGCGTCCTCCCCGGCGTGGGTCTCGCCGCGGCGATCGCAGCGGCAGCCTTCGGGCTTCGTCAGCTGCCAGGGCTTGGCGCCTTCAGCCCGATGATCATTGCGATCCTCATCGGTATTCTGTTTCACAATCTCATCGGCACGCCAGCCGTCGCCAAACCGGGCGTCGGCTTTTCCATGCGCCGCATCCTCCGCTTCGCCATCGTTCTGCTCGGCCTGCAGCTGACGGCTGCGCAGGTGATCGAGGTCGGCGGAACCGGGGTCGCCATCATCATCGCAACGCTTCTTTCGACCTTCACCTTCACAGTCTGGTGCGGGAAAAAGCTCGGTGTGGAACGCAAGCTCGCCGAATTGATCGCCGCCGGCACGTCGATCTGCGGGGCCTCCGCCGTCATCGCCACCAACACCGTGACCAACGCCCATGACGAGGACGTCGCCTATGCGGTCGCCTGCGTCACCATCTTCGGCTCGATCGCGATGTTCGCCTACCCGTTCCTCGCTCCGCTCTTAGGTCTCGGACCGCATGCATTCGGGCTGTGGACCGGAGCCTCGGTGCACGAGATCGCCCAGGTGGTCGCGGCCGCCTATCAGAACGGTGCGGAGGCCGGCGAATTCGGCACCATCGCCAAGCTGTCGCGGGTAATGATGCTGGCACCCGTCGTGCTCGGCCTCGGCATTCTCGCCCGCGAGCGTCTCGCCGCCTCTGGCAATTCTGCCGCCCGCGCGCCAGTCCCCTGGTTCGTGCTCGGCTTCATCGCCCTCGTCGGCGTCAACAGCCTCGTGGAAATCCCGGAGACCGCCAAAAGCGAGATCGCGCTTGCCACGACCTTTCTTCTGTCGATGGCGCTCGCCGCGATGGGGCTTGAGACGGATGTGCGCAAGCTCAAGGCGGAAGGCCTGCGCCCTGCGCTTCTCGGCCTCCTCGCCTTCCTTTTCATCTCGACGTTCAGCCTTACTCTGGTGAAGCTTTTCTTCTGA
- a CDS encoding TetR/AcrR family transcriptional regulator produces MAKKRGAESRERLVNAAADLFWQKGFATTSLAEIGAAAGVPLGNIYYYFRSKAALAEAVAAIMAEQMQAALEEIAEAADAPDARLVALVDLLSHSVATRTERGCPIRRASAEFRDPAPEASARAAAILAHLEAWLTNELARIGASPADAQASAAKALILWQGGIALAEARRDEAPLRQALQDMRELFREAARQNLSGERAGAPLSAAPGRTTGF; encoded by the coding sequence GTGGCAAAAAAGCGCGGCGCGGAAAGCCGCGAGCGGCTCGTCAACGCCGCTGCCGATCTCTTCTGGCAGAAGGGTTTTGCGACGACCTCGCTCGCCGAGATCGGAGCGGCAGCGGGCGTTCCGCTCGGCAACATCTATTATTATTTTCGCTCCAAGGCGGCTCTCGCCGAGGCCGTCGCAGCAATCATGGCCGAGCAGATGCAAGCGGCGCTCGAGGAGATCGCCGAAGCGGCGGACGCCCCTGACGCGCGTCTCGTCGCCCTCGTCGATCTTCTCTCGCATTCCGTCGCCACACGCACCGAGCGCGGCTGTCCGATCCGCAGAGCCTCGGCGGAGTTTCGCGATCCGGCTCCCGAGGCATCGGCACGGGCCGCCGCAATCCTCGCCCATCTTGAAGCATGGCTCACAAACGAGCTGGCACGCATCGGCGCGAGCCCGGCCGACGCTCAGGCATCTGCGGCCAAAGCCTTGATTCTGTGGCAGGGCGGCATTGCCCTCGCCGAAGCGCGCCGCGACGAGGCACCGCTCAGGCAGGCGCTTCAGGATATGCGCGAGCTTTTCCGCGAGGCGGCACGACAGAACCTCAGTGGCGAGAGAGCTGGAGCTCCGCTCTCAGCCGCTCCGGGACGAACGACAGGCTTCTAG